The following proteins are co-located in the Halictus rubicundus isolate RS-2024b chromosome 1, iyHalRubi1_principal, whole genome shotgun sequence genome:
- the LOC143359886 gene encoding uncharacterized protein LOC143359886 isoform X1: protein MARLEIPSIVVHKGSRSHSRPESPTVVVGGGMPSLPSSRQGFVIGGPNASYQSNSESDMIDGNANPNVGSSPSLHRTSPSCPPDKADTENKNFRNRVKLLVRSHAMRESTSPPREPHNGSSSPHSPQSVDGERKHAGNLSPNSTNAKLNNNESMFNSNLCPNQSPKQMRNTATSPTCRAPSRNGQSSPSQVHSPKNNTSPTNGNKSESQRSKMTGSNVIQKCNNCVKNNQNDRPGLLQTPVSPTKSGQALQHSPKSINLAQNNQNNQKSEQRRPNTLNICNNQCGTQCGNTLSVSRPGSRHKLRHQNSSQGSFDSASPCLSRDSSTELYTDSTGIDLEHFIAETINRNQKDRTVLLKIEKDLIEFAKDTQKVCHKFPNMSSYNRMLVHRVAAYFGMEHNVDQSGSSVVVTRTKNMRIPNTRFKEHIRDDLILSEEPRRSILKRDSSSFEDNFNFKSPDRLSGDYCRQSKSFEEREEEYERARRRIFKDNSGDSNEVHSWPYWSSSESSESAKYRLLHPSDHMMRQTKLMKGESFDGRESCRSGVLRPSVSKSFSFGGYTRGMLSRGDSVTSTHSAGARLMKQDSGASMCSRLSPSSSGYKSQSQRSDATISPSPSPSPVANMTCSHTQVSSQDLASPESNNQTVMWAVTSISSVPPGSIIINPQTNQPYTNPDGSIYRFDPENPPKFYTAAVSPHENDRNAVSPKNTEPSEPSKMINNNGRNEGRKRSQLNKNNNNNNNNHNNNNNNSNGGNATTVTHVTNSATSPSLPFTPPPQLTPQLQHQPQPPPQQQHQPQHQQQHQHHHQHQPQPQPQPQPQPQPQPQPQPQQQQQQQQQQQQQQQQQHQPQQQTLVKSSSTVQSCNHNQTAQPYTTYIPTSESYNPGVYPPPVGQQTVMMAPHPNQGQPNVQNNGQGDVFNQNSVYANYAVPVQQGPVSQTTEITELSGYFMGMSIYDQRLSGDNHSTPPHSYPQPQPSTHQAVQNVQSMPQNYWQPPPNSVPAQQTMYFVPPPGTALSVSQGPGDRQPLHQQQRYTTNYSFNAQTMTPPSQSNSNYVGSYPVPYNSVPAVTPTPGEYSYQPPVHMVPTYYPPGQATIQPQPVMYRVPTPPNTPTSNQMPQMPLMYVNSGNYAPPTMVSNGTFGHQVGHNGASPAPPGTYMTSALVPNLVIRQNGPVVAGVRASTPGNSQRTSRSPTPAHELFGSGSGDRSAQPQPRYPLPMYQGVHLVQGIQATSLNESLNYCWNVRTSTSFLGDMRLMHPGVPANPRLQYAPVPSPPVVQGCPRPYRPPSYSSNTSGAGTPTSFDGRNQKIRKQRSKVTPLPPAGPRPNIYQTPSMPSLSSNVPKDLREGTVKVTITRRNQLVQY from the exons ATGGCCCGCCTGGAGA TACCAAGCATAGTGGTGCATAAAGGCAGCAGGTCGCACAGCCGACCTGAGAGTCCCACGGTGGTCGTGGGAGGAGGAATGCCCTCACTGCCGTCTTCCAGGCAAGGCTTCGTCATAGGTGGCCCGAACGCGTCATATCAGAGCAACTCGGAGTCGGATATGATAGACGGGAATGCCAATCCCAATGTCGGCTCCTCACCCTCGCTTCATCGTACCTCGCCCTCCTGTCCACCCGATAAGGCCGACACTGAGAACAAGAACTTTCGTAATAGG GTAAAGTTGCTGGTCAGGAGTCATGCCATGAGAGAGTCGACGTCTCCCCCGAGGGAGCCACACAACGGTTCGTCTTCTCCGCACAGTCCTCAGTCGGTGGACGGGGAGAGAAAGCACGCTGGCAACCTGTCCCCTAACTCTACCAACGCCAAGCTCAACAACAACGAGTCAATGTTCAACAGCAATCTCTGTCCGAACCAGTCCCCGAAGCAGATGCGCAACACGGCTACTTCACCTACCTGTCGAGCTCCGTCGCGAAACG GTCAATCTAGTCCTTCTCAAGTTCACTCACCAAAGAATAACACATCCCCAACGAACGGCAATAAGTCGGAGTCCCAGCGTTCCAAGATGACCGGTTCGAACGTGATTCAGAAATGCAATAACTGCGTGAAGAACAATCAAAACGACCGGCCCGGCTTGCTACAGACGCCCGTGTCGCCGACGAAGTCCGGCCAGGCGTTGCAGCACTCGCCGAAGAGCATCAACCTGGCCCAGAACAATCAGAACAATCAGAAGTCGGAGCAACGTCGACCGAACACCCTGAACATATGCAACAATCAGTGCGGCACGCAATGCGGGAACACTCTCTCCGTGAGCAGACCGGGCTCCAGGCACAAGCTCAGGCACCAGAACTCGTCCCAAGGCAGTTTCGACAGTGCTTCGCCATGTCTGTCCAGAG ACAGCAGCACAGAGCTGTACACGGACAGCACCGGCATAGATTTGGAGCACTTCATCGCGGAGACCATAAATCGCAACCAGAAGGACCGCACCGTCCTATTGAAAATCGAGAAGGATCTAATAGAGTTCGCGAAGGACACGCAGAAGGTCTGTCACAAGTTCCCGAACATGTCCTCGTACAACAGGATGCTGGTGCACCGTGTGGCTGCTTATTTCGGGATGGAGCACAACGTGGATCAGTCCGGTTCAAGCGTGGTAGTCACCAGGACGAAGAACATGCGGATTCCCAACACCCGTTTCAAGGAGCACATCAGGGACGATCTGATCTTGTCGGAGGAGCCTCGCAGAAGTATCTTGAAACGAGACTCGAGCTCGTTCGAGGACAACTTCAACTTCAAATCGCCTGATAGATTGTCCGGGGACTATTGCCGGCAAAGCAAGAGCTTCGAGGAACGGGAGGAGGAGTACGAGCGTGCCAGGCGAAGGATATTCAAGGATAACAGTGGAGACAGCAACGAAGTTCATTCCTGGCCTTACTGGTCCTCTTCGGAGAGTTCTGAGTCTGCCAAATACCGTCTGCTGCATCCTTCGGACCACATGATGAG GCAAACGAAGTTGATGAAAGGGGAGTCCTTCGACGGGAGAGAGTCCTGTCGAAGCGGAGTTCTGAGGCCGTCCGTCTCTAAATCCTTCAGTTTCGGTGGTTATACCAGAGGCATGCTGTCCAGAGGGGACAGTGTCACATCTACTCACAGCGCTGGTGCTCGTCTTATGAAGCAAG ATTCAGGTGCTAGCATGTGTTCACGACTGAGCCCCTCGAGCAGCGGCTACAAGTCGCAGAGTCAGCGCAGCGACGCGACGATATccccgtcgccgtcgccgtcgccggtTGCGAACATGACGTGCAGCCACACCCAAGTATCTAGTCAGGACCTCGCCTCGCCGGAGTCGAACAACCAGACGGTGATGTGGGCGGTCACCAGTATATCCAGCGTGCCGCCCGGTAGCATAATCATCAACCCGCAGACGAACCAGCCGTACACGAATCCGGACGGCTCGATATACCGTTTCGACCCGGAGAACCCGCCAAAGTTTTATACCGCTGCTGTGTCGCCGCACGAGAACGACAGGAACGCCGTGTCACCGAAGAACACTGAGCCGTCCGAGCCATCCAAGATGATCAACAACAACGGGAGGAACGAGGGTCGAAAGAGGTCACAGCTGAACAAgaacaacaataacaacaacaacaaccacaacaataataataacaacagcAACGGTGGTAATGCAACGACGGTCACCCACGTGACGAACAGCGCGACCTCGCCTAGTTTACCCTTCACGCCACCTCCGCAGCTGACTCCACAGCTTCAGCATCAgccgcagccgccgccgcagcaACAACATCAACCGCAGCATCAGCAGCAGCATCAACATCATCACCAACatcagccgcagccgcagccgcagccgcagccgcagccgcagccgcagccgcagccgcagccgcagcagcagcagcagcagcaacaacaacaacaacaacaacaacaacaacaacaccaGCCACAGCAACAAACTCTAGTCAAGTCGTCGTCGACGGTGCAATCTTGTAACCACAACCAAACGGCTCAACCGTATACCACATACATACCTACCTCAGAATCGTACAACCCGGGTGTTTATCCACCCCCAGTAGGGCAGCAGACTGTGATGATGGCTCCTCATCCGAACCAGGGTCAGCCGAATGTACAGAATAACGGCCAAGGGGATGTATTTAATCAGAACTCGGTTTACGCGAATTATGCAGTACCTGTGCAACAAGGACCAGTGTCGCAGACAACG GAAATAACGGAACTGTCTGGATATTTTATGGGTATGAGTATCTACGATCAGCGTCTGTCTGGTGATAATCATTCGACGCCACCGCATTCTTATCCGCAACCGCAACCGTCTACGCATCAGGCGGTTCAAAATGTGCAGTCTATGCCGCAGAACTATTGGCAGCCGCCGCCAAACTCAGTCCCG gcGCAACAAACAATGTATTTTGTACCACCGCCTGGTACAGCACTTTCGGTCAGTCAGGGTCCAGGTGATAGACAACCGTTGCACCAGCAACAGAGATACACGACGAATTATTCTTTTAACGCGCAAACTATGACGCCTCCGAGCCAATCAAACT CCAATTATGTGGGCAGCTACCCAGTTCCTTACAATTCGGTGCCCGCTGTGACACCGACACCGGGAGAATACAGCTACCAGCCACCGGTTCACATGGTCCCCACATATTACCCGCCAGGTCAAGCGACGATACAACCACAACCTGTCATGTACAGAGTACCCACGCCCCCAAATACCCCGACTTCCAATCAG ATGCCACAGATGCCGTTGATGTACGTCAATTCAGGCAACTATGCACCACCAACGATGGTGTCCAATGGAACGTTCGGTCATCAAGTCGGGCATAACGGCGCATCCCCCGCGCCGCCTGGAACCTACATGACTTCTGCGCTGGTTCCTAATCTCGTTATCAGGCAAAACGGCCCT GTCGTTGCTGGTGTTCGAGCTTCGACGCCAGGCAACTCTCAAAGGACCAGCAGGTCGCCGACTCCAGCACACGAGCTGTTCGGAAGTGGGAGCGGGGACAGAAGCGCACAACCCCAACCACGGTACCCACTGCCAATGTATCAGGGTGTCCATCTTGTTCAAGGTATACAAGCCACCTCGTTAAATGAGTCCTTGAATTATTGTTGGAATGTAAGAACGTCTACGTCGTTTCTAGGGGATATGAGATTGATGCATCCCGGAGTACCAGCTAACCCGCGGCTGCAGTATGCACCAGTACCATCACCACCTGTTGTTCAAGGTTGTCCACGGCCGTATCGACCGCCTTCGTACTCGTCGAACACCTCAGGCGCTGGCACCCCCACCTCGTTCGATGGCAGAAATCAGAAAATTCGTAAACAGAG GTCCAAAGTAACACCGTTGCCACCGGCAGGCCCGCGGCCCAATATTTATCAAACTCCTTCCATGCCGTCGCTCTCGTCCAACGTGCCGAAAGATCTCAGAGAAG GGACCGTGAAGGTGACAATCACCCGTCGAAATCAACTGGTACAATATTAG
- the LOC143359886 gene encoding uncharacterized protein LOC143359886 isoform X4 — MPSLPSSRQGFVIGGPNASYQSNSESDMIDGNANPNVGSSPSLHRTSPSCPPDKADTENKNFRNRVKLLVRSHAMRESTSPPREPHNGSSSPHSPQSVDGERKHAGNLSPNSTNAKLNNNESMFNSNLCPNQSPKQMRNTATSPTCRAPSRNGQSSPSQVHSPKNNTSPTNGNKSESQRSKMTGSNVIQKCNNCVKNNQNDRPGLLQTPVSPTKSGQALQHSPKSINLAQNNQNNQKSEQRRPNTLNICNNQCGTQCGNTLSVSRPGSRHKLRHQNSSQGSFDSASPCLSRDSSTELYTDSTGIDLEHFIAETINRNQKDRTVLLKIEKDLIEFAKDTQKVCHKFPNMSSYNRMLVHRVAAYFGMEHNVDQSGSSVVVTRTKNMRIPNTRFKEHIRDDLILSEEPRRSILKRDSSSFEDNFNFKSPDRLSGDYCRQSKSFEEREEEYERARRRIFKDNSGDSNEVHSWPYWSSSESSESAKYRLLHPSDHMMRQTKLMKGESFDGRESCRSGVLRPSVSKSFSFGGYTRGMLSRGDSVTSTHSAGARLMKQDSGASMCSRLSPSSSGYKSQSQRSDATISPSPSPSPVANMTCSHTQVSSQDLASPESNNQTVMWAVTSISSVPPGSIIINPQTNQPYTNPDGSIYRFDPENPPKFYTAAVSPHENDRNAVSPKNTEPSEPSKMINNNGRNEGRKRSQLNKNNNNNNNNHNNNNNNSNGGNATTVTHVTNSATSPSLPFTPPPQLTPQLQHQPQPPPQQQHQPQHQQQHQHHHQHQPQPQPQPQPQPQPQPQPQPQQQQQQQQQQQQQQQQQHQPQQQTLVKSSSTVQSCNHNQTAQPYTTYIPTSESYNPGVYPPPVGQQTVMMAPHPNQGQPNVQNNGQGDVFNQNSVYANYAVPVQQGPVSQTTEITELSGYFMGMSIYDQRLSGDNHSTPPHSYPQPQPSTHQAVQNVQSMPQNYWQPPPNSVPAQQTMYFVPPPGTALSVSQGPGDRQPLHQQQRYTTNYSFNAQTMTPPSQSNSNYVGSYPVPYNSVPAVTPTPGEYSYQPPVHMVPTYYPPGQATIQPQPVMYRVPTPPNTPTSNQMPQMPLMYVNSGNYAPPTMVSNGTFGHQVGHNGASPAPPGTYMTSALVPNLVIRQNGPVVAGVRASTPGNSQRTSRSPTPAHELFGSGSGDRSAQPQPRYPLPMYQGVHLVQGIQATSLNESLNYCWNVRTSTSFLGDMRLMHPGVPANPRLQYAPVPSPPVVQGCPRPYRPPSYSSNTSGAGTPTSFDGRNQKIRKQRSKVTPLPPAGPRPNIYQTPSMPSLSSNVPKDLREGTVKVTITRRNQLVQY; from the exons ATGCCCTCACTGCCGTCTTCCAGGCAAGGCTTCGTCATAGGTGGCCCGAACGCGTCATATCAGAGCAACTCGGAGTCGGATATGATAGACGGGAATGCCAATCCCAATGTCGGCTCCTCACCCTCGCTTCATCGTACCTCGCCCTCCTGTCCACCCGATAAGGCCGACACTGAGAACAAGAACTTTCGTAATAGG GTAAAGTTGCTGGTCAGGAGTCATGCCATGAGAGAGTCGACGTCTCCCCCGAGGGAGCCACACAACGGTTCGTCTTCTCCGCACAGTCCTCAGTCGGTGGACGGGGAGAGAAAGCACGCTGGCAACCTGTCCCCTAACTCTACCAACGCCAAGCTCAACAACAACGAGTCAATGTTCAACAGCAATCTCTGTCCGAACCAGTCCCCGAAGCAGATGCGCAACACGGCTACTTCACCTACCTGTCGAGCTCCGTCGCGAAACG GTCAATCTAGTCCTTCTCAAGTTCACTCACCAAAGAATAACACATCCCCAACGAACGGCAATAAGTCGGAGTCCCAGCGTTCCAAGATGACCGGTTCGAACGTGATTCAGAAATGCAATAACTGCGTGAAGAACAATCAAAACGACCGGCCCGGCTTGCTACAGACGCCCGTGTCGCCGACGAAGTCCGGCCAGGCGTTGCAGCACTCGCCGAAGAGCATCAACCTGGCCCAGAACAATCAGAACAATCAGAAGTCGGAGCAACGTCGACCGAACACCCTGAACATATGCAACAATCAGTGCGGCACGCAATGCGGGAACACTCTCTCCGTGAGCAGACCGGGCTCCAGGCACAAGCTCAGGCACCAGAACTCGTCCCAAGGCAGTTTCGACAGTGCTTCGCCATGTCTGTCCAGAG ACAGCAGCACAGAGCTGTACACGGACAGCACCGGCATAGATTTGGAGCACTTCATCGCGGAGACCATAAATCGCAACCAGAAGGACCGCACCGTCCTATTGAAAATCGAGAAGGATCTAATAGAGTTCGCGAAGGACACGCAGAAGGTCTGTCACAAGTTCCCGAACATGTCCTCGTACAACAGGATGCTGGTGCACCGTGTGGCTGCTTATTTCGGGATGGAGCACAACGTGGATCAGTCCGGTTCAAGCGTGGTAGTCACCAGGACGAAGAACATGCGGATTCCCAACACCCGTTTCAAGGAGCACATCAGGGACGATCTGATCTTGTCGGAGGAGCCTCGCAGAAGTATCTTGAAACGAGACTCGAGCTCGTTCGAGGACAACTTCAACTTCAAATCGCCTGATAGATTGTCCGGGGACTATTGCCGGCAAAGCAAGAGCTTCGAGGAACGGGAGGAGGAGTACGAGCGTGCCAGGCGAAGGATATTCAAGGATAACAGTGGAGACAGCAACGAAGTTCATTCCTGGCCTTACTGGTCCTCTTCGGAGAGTTCTGAGTCTGCCAAATACCGTCTGCTGCATCCTTCGGACCACATGATGAG GCAAACGAAGTTGATGAAAGGGGAGTCCTTCGACGGGAGAGAGTCCTGTCGAAGCGGAGTTCTGAGGCCGTCCGTCTCTAAATCCTTCAGTTTCGGTGGTTATACCAGAGGCATGCTGTCCAGAGGGGACAGTGTCACATCTACTCACAGCGCTGGTGCTCGTCTTATGAAGCAAG ATTCAGGTGCTAGCATGTGTTCACGACTGAGCCCCTCGAGCAGCGGCTACAAGTCGCAGAGTCAGCGCAGCGACGCGACGATATccccgtcgccgtcgccgtcgccggtTGCGAACATGACGTGCAGCCACACCCAAGTATCTAGTCAGGACCTCGCCTCGCCGGAGTCGAACAACCAGACGGTGATGTGGGCGGTCACCAGTATATCCAGCGTGCCGCCCGGTAGCATAATCATCAACCCGCAGACGAACCAGCCGTACACGAATCCGGACGGCTCGATATACCGTTTCGACCCGGAGAACCCGCCAAAGTTTTATACCGCTGCTGTGTCGCCGCACGAGAACGACAGGAACGCCGTGTCACCGAAGAACACTGAGCCGTCCGAGCCATCCAAGATGATCAACAACAACGGGAGGAACGAGGGTCGAAAGAGGTCACAGCTGAACAAgaacaacaataacaacaacaacaaccacaacaataataataacaacagcAACGGTGGTAATGCAACGACGGTCACCCACGTGACGAACAGCGCGACCTCGCCTAGTTTACCCTTCACGCCACCTCCGCAGCTGACTCCACAGCTTCAGCATCAgccgcagccgccgccgcagcaACAACATCAACCGCAGCATCAGCAGCAGCATCAACATCATCACCAACatcagccgcagccgcagccgcagccgcagccgcagccgcagccgcagccgcagccgcagccgcagcagcagcagcagcagcaacaacaacaacaacaacaacaacaacaacaacaccaGCCACAGCAACAAACTCTAGTCAAGTCGTCGTCGACGGTGCAATCTTGTAACCACAACCAAACGGCTCAACCGTATACCACATACATACCTACCTCAGAATCGTACAACCCGGGTGTTTATCCACCCCCAGTAGGGCAGCAGACTGTGATGATGGCTCCTCATCCGAACCAGGGTCAGCCGAATGTACAGAATAACGGCCAAGGGGATGTATTTAATCAGAACTCGGTTTACGCGAATTATGCAGTACCTGTGCAACAAGGACCAGTGTCGCAGACAACG GAAATAACGGAACTGTCTGGATATTTTATGGGTATGAGTATCTACGATCAGCGTCTGTCTGGTGATAATCATTCGACGCCACCGCATTCTTATCCGCAACCGCAACCGTCTACGCATCAGGCGGTTCAAAATGTGCAGTCTATGCCGCAGAACTATTGGCAGCCGCCGCCAAACTCAGTCCCG gcGCAACAAACAATGTATTTTGTACCACCGCCTGGTACAGCACTTTCGGTCAGTCAGGGTCCAGGTGATAGACAACCGTTGCACCAGCAACAGAGATACACGACGAATTATTCTTTTAACGCGCAAACTATGACGCCTCCGAGCCAATCAAACT CCAATTATGTGGGCAGCTACCCAGTTCCTTACAATTCGGTGCCCGCTGTGACACCGACACCGGGAGAATACAGCTACCAGCCACCGGTTCACATGGTCCCCACATATTACCCGCCAGGTCAAGCGACGATACAACCACAACCTGTCATGTACAGAGTACCCACGCCCCCAAATACCCCGACTTCCAATCAG ATGCCACAGATGCCGTTGATGTACGTCAATTCAGGCAACTATGCACCACCAACGATGGTGTCCAATGGAACGTTCGGTCATCAAGTCGGGCATAACGGCGCATCCCCCGCGCCGCCTGGAACCTACATGACTTCTGCGCTGGTTCCTAATCTCGTTATCAGGCAAAACGGCCCT GTCGTTGCTGGTGTTCGAGCTTCGACGCCAGGCAACTCTCAAAGGACCAGCAGGTCGCCGACTCCAGCACACGAGCTGTTCGGAAGTGGGAGCGGGGACAGAAGCGCACAACCCCAACCACGGTACCCACTGCCAATGTATCAGGGTGTCCATCTTGTTCAAGGTATACAAGCCACCTCGTTAAATGAGTCCTTGAATTATTGTTGGAATGTAAGAACGTCTACGTCGTTTCTAGGGGATATGAGATTGATGCATCCCGGAGTACCAGCTAACCCGCGGCTGCAGTATGCACCAGTACCATCACCACCTGTTGTTCAAGGTTGTCCACGGCCGTATCGACCGCCTTCGTACTCGTCGAACACCTCAGGCGCTGGCACCCCCACCTCGTTCGATGGCAGAAATCAGAAAATTCGTAAACAGAG GTCCAAAGTAACACCGTTGCCACCGGCAGGCCCGCGGCCCAATATTTATCAAACTCCTTCCATGCCGTCGCTCTCGTCCAACGTGCCGAAAGATCTCAGAGAAG GGACCGTGAAGGTGACAATCACCCGTCGAAATCAACTGGTACAATATTAG